GTACGCCGGGCGCAGCGCCTCCACGATCGCCTGGAGGTTGCCCGGCAGCGGCTCGCCCGCCCGCAGGGCCCGGTGCGCGGCGGCGATCGCGCCGCACCGCTGGTGTCCGAGCACCACGATCAGCGGGGTGCCGCTGGTCATCGGCCCGTACTCGACCGATCCGGTGATCACCGGCCCGACGGCAGTCCCGCCGCTGCGCATGACGTAGAGATCGCCCAGCCCGGTGTCGAAGACCAGCTCGGGCGGCACCCGGGAGTCGATGCACGACAGCACCGCGCCATAGGGCTGCTGGCTGGTGGCCAGCAGTTGCCTTCGGGTCGGGTCGCGGTCGGGGTGGTGGAGCGTGTTGCTCACCCAGCGTCCGTTGCCCTGCATCAGCCGGTCGTAGGCGGCCTTCGGGGTGCTGGGTGCCGGCTGGCGCGGCTGCTCGGCGCCGGCCGACGAGCAGCCGAGCAGGCAGGACGCTGTCAGCGACACGGTTCCCGCGAGCAGCGTCCGCCGCCCTGGGCCATCAGCCTGCATGCTCACGTCTCCAGATTCGAAGGAATGCGAAGCGTAAGAGTAACGTGACGGTGAGTGTTCAGTAAGGGGTAATTGCTGATATCGAATTACTGTTATCATTGATTCCATGGCCGATCGGGAAGAGGTTCGCCGGCGCATCATCGACGCCACGACCGAGCTGCTGCGCAGCAAGGGCCGCGACGGCGTGACGACGCGCACGGTCAGCGCGGCGGCCGGCGTGCAGGCCCCCACCCTCTACCGCCTGTTCACCGACATGAACGGGCTGCTCGAAGCGGTCGCGGCCGACGGCTTCGCGCGCTACCTGGCACGCAAGCACAGTCAGCGGCTCTCCGACGACCCCGTGAACGACCTGCGCCGCGGCTGGGACATCCACGTCGGCTTCGGCCTCGAGCACCCGGAGCAGTATCTGCTCATGTACGGCCAGCCCGTTCCCGGTGCCCGCAGGCGCACCGCCGAGCAGGCGATGGAGCGGCTCCGCGTGCTGGTGGAGCGGATCGCCGTCGCGGGCCGGCTCTCCGTCGGCGTCGAGGCGGCCATGGGCATGGTGCACGCGGCGGGCGTCGGCCTCACGCTCAACCTCATCGGCACCCCTCCCGAGGAGCGCGATCCGGCCCTGCCCGACCGGCTGCGCGAAGCCGTGCTCACGGCGATCACCTCGGACGTTCCTGACGGCGCGCCGAGCGTCGCGCAGCGGGCCGTCAGCCTGAAGGCGGTGCTCGGCGAGCTGCCCGGCCTCTACACGCCGGGCGAGCGGGCGCTACTGGACGAGCTGCTCGACCGTGCCGCGGACCACGGCGGCTAGAGCAGCTTGTCCCGCGTGAAGGGCACATCCCTGAGGCGGCGGCCGACGGCGTGGTGAATGGCGTTGCCGATGGCCGCGGGCACCCCGGTGCCCGGCGTCTCGCCGAAGCCGCGGACCCCGAGCAGCCTGTCGTCCGGGGCCGGGTCCGGGTCCACGAACAGCGCCTCCACCGCCGGAGTGTCGGCGCAGACCGGCACCAGGTAGGTGGACAGGTTGGGGTTGACGACCCGGGCCGTGTGCGGGTCCACCACGGTGTGCTCCATCAGCGCGAAGCCGATCCCCCACGTCACGCCGCCGATGACCTGCCCGCGCGCGGTCCGGCGGTTGAGCACCCGGCCCAGGTCGTGCGCGGTCACCACCCGGGTCACGCGCACGCTGCCCAGCCGCGGCTGGATCCGCACCTCCACGAACACCGCGCCGAACGAGTGCCCGGCCGTGTTGTCCTGGCTCCCGGTCGTCTCGACGGAGTCGCCGTGACGGGTCATGACGTCGCGGTAGGTGTCCGCGCGGCCGCCGGGGGCGAGCAGGCGGCCGTCCTCGGTGACGACCTCCTCGGCGGGCACGCCGTGCAGCGGGGAGCGCGGGTCGGCGACGGCGAGCGCGATCACGGCGTCCCGCGCGCGCCGCGCCGCGTCGGCCGCCGGGCCTGCCACGCTGGGCATCGTGGACGACCCCGCCGACACGGCCGCGTCCGGGTAGGCGGTGTCGCCCAGCAGCGTGGTGACGTGGCCGAGCGGCAGGCCGAGCCCTTCGGCGACGACCTGGCTGAGCACGGTGTAGGTGCCGGTGCCGATCTCCTGCGAGGCCACCCGCAGGGTCGCCCGCCCGTCGGCGTCGATCGTGAGCCGGGTCCGGGAGGAGA
The nucleotide sequence above comes from Nonomuraea gerenzanensis. Encoded proteins:
- a CDS encoding carbonic anhydrase is translated as MQADGPGRRTLLAGTVSLTASCLLGCSSAGAEQPRQPAPSTPKAAYDRLMQGNGRWVSNTLHHPDRDPTRRQLLATSQQPYGAVLSCIDSRVPPELVFDTGLGDLYVMRSGGTAVGPVITGSVEYGPMTSGTPLIVVLGHQRCGAIAAAHRALRAGEPLPGNLQAIVEALRPAYEQAVRDDPADPAETMARAQVKLTADALRGNRDLAPLVARGALAVVSAYYSLDSGKVEILNGAPA
- a CDS encoding TetR/AcrR family transcriptional regulator; the encoded protein is MADREEVRRRIIDATTELLRSKGRDGVTTRTVSAAAGVQAPTLYRLFTDMNGLLEAVAADGFARYLARKHSQRLSDDPVNDLRRGWDIHVGFGLEHPEQYLLMYGQPVPGARRRTAEQAMERLRVLVERIAVAGRLSVGVEAAMGMVHAAGVGLTLNLIGTPPEERDPALPDRLREAVLTAITSDVPDGAPSVAQRAVSLKAVLGELPGLYTPGERALLDELLDRAADHGG